One genomic region from SAR324 cluster bacterium encodes:
- a CDS encoding GAF domain-containing protein, giving the protein MQIVNSTLNLDTIIKQVMVVLQQIFEFNGLAISLLDEPRQNLVFQSSYHDGSWSGFNDVHWKSIVIPVTADDNFYVKTLKYNDPNYISPVTPELIERFEEHDRQLYALVPAKSILMCPLSFQGEAIGVIVFGNSKKTFELVDSDIVKIQMYLNQISNAVHNAQQYDALKTTKLQQDVRLPGEHT; this is encoded by the coding sequence GTGCAAATTGTCAATTCGACCTTGAATCTGGATACCATCATCAAACAGGTCATGGTAGTGTTACAACAAATCTTTGAGTTTAACGGGTTGGCCATTTCGCTGTTGGATGAACCTCGGCAAAATCTGGTGTTTCAGTCGTCTTATCATGATGGAAGTTGGTCAGGATTCAATGACGTCCATTGGAAGTCCATTGTCATTCCTGTCACCGCGGATGACAACTTTTATGTGAAAACCCTGAAGTACAATGATCCCAACTATATTTCTCCTGTCACACCTGAATTGATAGAACGTTTTGAAGAGCATGATCGTCAGCTTTACGCCCTTGTTCCGGCCAAATCTATTTTGATGTGTCCCCTCAGTTTTCAAGGGGAAGCCATTGGTGTGATCGTTTTTGGAAACTCCAAAAAAACCTTTGAACTGGTGGATTCAGATATTGTGAAAATCCAGATGTATTTGAATCAGATCAGTAACGCAGTTCATAACGCCCAACAGTATGATGCTTTGAAAACCACCAAACTCCAACAGGATGTTCGACTTCCAGGCGAACACACTTAA